From one Lolium rigidum isolate FL_2022 chromosome 4, APGP_CSIRO_Lrig_0.1, whole genome shotgun sequence genomic stretch:
- the LOC124708751 gene encoding 3-hydroxyisobutyryl-CoA hydrolase-like protein 2, mitochondrial, producing the protein MPSLAAAAAARRAGEALRRGATGGARYLSSLRPSPATAAASDSDEVLVEGKASARAAVLNRPGHLNALTTTMGARLNKFYASWEDSPDIGFVMMKGSGRAFCAGGDIVQLHKLMNEGKLDECKDFFRTLYSFIYVLGTYLKPHVAILDGVTMGGGGGVSIPGTFRVATDRTVFATPEVHIGFHPDAAASFYLSHLTGHVGEYLALTGEKINGVDMVALGLATHYSMADHLELVDERLARLVTDDPSVIDTSLAQYGDLVYPDKTSIVHRLEVIDKCFSHETVEEIVDALESEAARLNEEWCTLALKRLKEASPLALKVSLRSIREGRYQTLDECLVREYRMSVNGISKPLSHEFSEGVRARLVEKDLAPKWDPPALEFVSEDMVDSYFAPLGEFDAELKLPTELREAFV; encoded by the exons ATGccgagcctcgccgccgccgctgccgctcgccgCGCCGGGGAGGCCCTGCGCCGCGGCGCGACGGGCGGTGCGCGGTATCTCTCCTCCCTCCGCCCGTCGCCCGCGACCGCCGCCGCATCCGACAGCGACGAG GTTCTGGTGGAAGGCAAGGCCAGCGCCCGCGCCGCCGTGCTCAACCGCCCCGGCCATCTCAACGCCCTCACCACCACCATG GGGGCTAGGCTCAATAAGTTCTATGCGTCATGGGAGGACAGCCCAGACATTGGTTTCGTCATGATGAAG GGCAGCGGCCGAGCATTCTGTGCTGGTGGGGATATTGTTCAATTGCACAAACTTATGAATGAGG GCAAGTTGGACGAGTGTAAGGATTTTTTCAGGACTTTGTACAGTTTCATCTATGTTCTTGGGACGTACTTGAAGCCACAT GTTGCCATTCTTGATGGTGTTACgatgggtggtggaggaggtgtttCCATTCCTGGAACATTTCGTGTTGCTACTGATAGAACA GTGTTTGCCACTCCAGAAGTACATATTGGCTTCCACCCGGATGCTGCTGCCTCCTTTTATTTGTCACACCTAACTGGTCATGTTG GGGAATACTTGGCCTTGACTGGTGAAAAAATCAATGGAGTGGATATGGTTGCGCTTGGCCTTGCCACACACTATTCCATGGCTGAT CACCTGGAACTGGTCGACGAACGGCTTGCTAGATTGGTAACTGATGATCCATCAGTTATTGATACTTCCCTCGCACAATACGGAGACCTTGTTTATCCAGATAAGACAAGCATTGTGCATAG GCTGGAGGTTATAGACAAATGCTTCAGCCATGAAACAGTTGAAGAGATCGTTGACGCATTG GAAAGTGAAGCAGCTAGGTTGAATGAAGAATGGTGTACGTTGGCACTGAAAAGATTGAAAGAGGCCTCTCCACTTGCTTTGAAAGTATCGCTACGATCG ATACGCGAAGGTAGATATCAGACACTTGATGAATGCCTTGTACGCGAATACCGCATGTCTGTCAATGGGATCTCGAAGCCACTTTCCCATGAATTCAGTGAG GGTGTCAGAGCACGACTAGTGGAAAAGGATTTGGCTCCAAAG TGGGATCCTCCTGCCCTTGAGTTTGTTTCGGAGGACATGGTTGATTCTTACTTTGCACCTCTGGGTGAATTTGACGCTGAGCTGAAGCTGCCTACAGAACTGCGAGAGGCATtcgtatag
- the LOC124708753 gene encoding probable trehalose-phosphate phosphatase 2 translates to MDLKTSHKSPLFVDPLSSLALPSAVMSYTTPTSFPSSGLYLNTPKKNALPKQLEEVRAAGWLDLMMASSPPRKRQSKDLFPTDVQADDLDLRYRNWMVKYPSALTSFEGITELANGKRVALFLDYDGTLSPIVDNPANAVMSDEMRDAVRHVASLFPTAIISGRSRDKVFDFVKLTELYYAGSHGMDIMGPVRMSESSGHHVECVTSTDSEGKEVNLFQPASEFLPMIAEVFENLSESIKDIDGARMEDNKFCVSVHYRNVAPHDYEKVHQRVTAVLKDYPFLRLTHGRKVLEVRPVIDWNKGKAVEFLLESLGLSESEDVLPIYVGDDKTDEDAFKVLKANNRGFGILVSSMPKESDAFYSLRDPAEVMEFLRTLAAWKEESS, encoded by the exons ATGGATTTGAAGACAAGCCACAAGTCTCCTCTTTTCGTTGATCCCCTCTCGTCATTAGCCTTGCCATCTGCCGTGATGTCCTACACAACACCAACTAGCTTCCCCTCTTCGGGGCTGTACCTGAACACCCCAAAGAAGAATGCTCTTCCCAAACAACTCGAAGAAGTTCGTGCTGCTGGATGGCTCGATCTCATGATGGCCTCATCGCCTCCTCGCAAGAGGCAGAGCAAGGACCTCTTCCCCACTGATGTTCAAGCTGACGATCTTGATCTGCGATATCGTAACTGGATG GTGAAGTATCCTTCTGCTCTAACCTCATTTGAGGGAATTACTGAGCTCGCCAATGGCAAAAGAGTGGCATTGTTTCTTGACTATGATGGAACTCTTTCGCCTATTGTGGACAATCCTGCAAATGCAGTAATGTCTGATGAG ATGCGTGATGCTGTGAGGCATGTGGCATCACTTTTTCCCACTGCAATCATTAGCGGAAGATCCCGTGACAAG GTCTTTGACTTTGTGAAACTAACCGAGCTGTACTACGCTGGAAGTCATGGAATGGACATCATGGGGCCTGTTAGGATGTCTGAGTCCAGTGGTCACCATGTCGAATGTGTTACATCCACTGATTCAGAG GGTAAAGAGGTCAATCTCTTCCAACCTGCAAGTGAGTTTTTACCTATGATAGCTGAG GTATTTGAAAATCTCAGTGAGAGCATCAAGGACATCGACGGTGCAAGGATGGAAGATAACAAGTTTTGTGTGTCTGTGCATTACCGAAATGTTGCACCACAT GACTACGAAAAAGTTCATCAACGTGTAACTGCCGTTCTGAAGGATTACCCTTTTCTTAGGCTTACCCATGGGAGGAAG GTTCTTGAAGTCCGCCCTGTGATTGACTGGAACAAGGGGAAAGCTGTAGAATTTTTGCTTGAATCGCTTGGACTAAGCGAGAGTGAAGATGTTCTTCCTATCTATGTTGGAGATGACAAGACGGATGAAGATGCATTCAAG GTTTTGAAGGCAAACAACCGTGGCTTTGGAATTCTAGTGTCATCTATGCCCAAGGAGAGTGATGCATTCTACTCCCTGAGAGATCCAGCCGAG GTAATGGAATTTCTGAGGACATTGGCAGCATGGAAGGAAGAATCAAGCTGA